From one Solanum stenotomum isolate F172 chromosome 12, ASM1918654v1, whole genome shotgun sequence genomic stretch:
- the LOC125846437 gene encoding lysM domain receptor-like kinase 3: MIFQENRSFELVLGLLVLNILWVGAKSQCSDDCDALASFYVWNGANLTFISNTFSTTIKNILSYNPQITNPDIIQFQSRVNVPFSCSCVDGKFMGHQFDVQVKTSTTYPRIARLYCSNLTTVEKLQESNSYDPNNVPVNAIVKVTVNCSCGNSHVSKDYGLFITYPLRPGENLVTVANDFNLPQKLLEDYNPEANFSRGSGLVFIPGKDQNGTYPPLRTSTSSKGFSGGAITGISVVAVLVVALLAVCIYITFYRGRKTEENLNLEPYKHSSNKHVPGQANFESSLEGGSLNKGASPEVPRIAVDKSIEFSYDELANASDNFSTAYKIGQGGFASVYYGELRGEKAAIKKMDMQATKEFLAELKVLTHVHHLNLVRLIGYCIEGSLFLVYEYIENGNLSQHLRGFVPGKVPLPWSTRVKIALDAARGLEYIHEHTVPVYIHRDIKTANILIDKNFRAKVADFGLTKLIETEGGSMNTRLVGTFGYMAPEYGQFGDVSPKIDVYAFGVVLYQLISAKQAIIKTSEIATESKGLVGLFEDVLNEVDPREGICKLVDPKLGDDYPLDSVWNVALLAKACTQENPQLRPSMRSIVVALMTISSTSADWNLGEFYENQGLAHLISGR, from the exons atgatttttcaagaaaatagaaGCTTTGAGTTAGTTTTAGGCCTTTTAGTGTTAAACATTTTGTGGGTGGGGGCTAAATCCCAGTGTAGTGATGATTGTGATGCATTAGCTTCATTTTATGTATGGAATGGTGCAAACCTCACTTTCATATCTAATACTTTTTCAACCACCATCAAGAATATTCTTAGTTATAATCCTCAGATAACCAATCCAGATATTATTCAATTCCAAAGCAGAGTTAATGTTCCCTTCTCATGTAGCTGTGTTGATGGGAAATTCATGGGCCATCAGTTTGATGTGCAGGTCAAGACTAGTACTACTTATCCGAGAATTGCTCGTCTTTATTGTTCGAACCTTACAACAGTTGAAAAGTTGCAGGAGTCTAACAGTTATGATCCTAACAATGTTCCTGTAAATGCAATAGTAAAGGTTACTGTCAACTGCTCTTGTGGGAATAGTCATGTGTCAAAAGattatggactatttataaCTTATCCTCTTCGCCCTGGCGAGAATTTGGTTACAGTAGCCAATGATTTTAATCTACCACAGAAGTTGTTGGAAGACTATAATCCTGAAGCAAATTTCAGCAGGGGTAGTGGTCTGGTTTTCATTCCTGGAAAAG ATCAAAATGGAACTTATCCACCATTAAGGACTTCTACAAG CTCAAAAG GATTCTCAGGTGGAGCAATAACTGGCATATCAGTTGTAGCAGTTCTTGTGGTTGCCCTTTTAGCGGTTTGCATATACATTACCTTTTATAGAGGCAGGAAAACGGAGGAAAATCTTAACTTGGAACCTTACAAACACAGTAGTAATAAGCATGTTCCTG GTCAAGCaaattttgagagttctttAGAAGGGGGATCTCTTAATAAGGGTGCTTCTCCAGAGGTCCCGAGGATTGCTGTGGATAAATCTATAGAATTTTCATATGATGAACTTGCTAATGCCAGTGACAACTTCAGCACAGCCTACAAGATTGGCCAAGGTGGTTTTGCATCTGTTTACTATGGAGAGTTAAGAGGAGAG AAAGCTGCTATCAAGAAGATGGATATGCAAGCAACAAAAGAGTTCCTTGCTGAATTGAAGGTTTTGACACATGTTCATCACTTGAACTTG GTACGTTTGATAGGATATTGCATTGAAGGATCCTTGTTCTTAGTATATGAATACATTGAAAATGGGAACCTAAGCCAACATTTGCGCGGTTTTG TTCCAGGTAAGGTACCATTGCCATGGTCTACCAGGGTGAAAATTGCTCTGGATGCAGCTAGAGGCCTAGAGTACATCCACGAACACACTGTTCCTGTTTACATCCATCGCGACATTAAAACAGCCAACATTTTGATCGACAAAAACTTTCGTGCAAAG GTTGCTGACTTTGGACTCACAAAACTGATTGAAACTGAAGGTGGTTCGATGAACACTCGTCTCGTTGGTACTTTTGGTTACATGGCCCCAGA GTATGGTCAATTTGGTGATGTTTCACCCAaaattgatgtatatgcatttgGGGTTGTGCTTTATCAATTAATATCTGCTAAACAAGCTATTATCAAGACTAGTGAAATTGCTACTGAATCAAAAGGGCTTGTTGGATTG TTTGAGGATGTGCTTAATGAGGTTGATCCTAGAGAAGGGATATGCAAATTGGTAGATCCAAAACTTGGTGATGATTATCCCCTGGATTCAGTGTGGAAT GTGGCTCTTCTTGCCAAGGCCTGCACACAGGAGAATCCACAATTGAGACCAAGTATGAGGTCAATAGTAGTAGCTTTAATGACAATATCATCCACAAGTGCAGATTGGAACCTTGGTGAATTTTATGAGAACCAGGGCCTAGCCCATCTCATTTCAGGAAGGTAA
- the LOC125846438 gene encoding lysM domain receptor-like kinase 3 produces MNVRAKTIYITISFFLFILNSEAKSCGNGCDIAIASYHIWSGANLTYISHIFNLTIPVILKYNPQITSQDSITSETRLNLPFSCDCLNGDFLGHTFMYKTVFGDTYKKVSTMAFANLTTEYWLKRVNNYDPTNIPNYAMINVTVNCSCGDGEVSDDYGLFATYPIRPGENLSTVAVGSGVSAELLEKFNPGLDFGSGSGIVFVPARDAQGNFPPLKTRSRGLSRGAIAGITVAAIFGATFFVVCVYFVFYRSKQIEEESFLQGSSDEHFNENFRPPNLEKITESGPLFGVISPRPTGITVDKSVEFSYEELAKATDNFSMENKIGQGGFGLVFYGMLKGKRAAIKRMDMQASKEFFAELKVLTHVHHLNLVRLIGYCVEGSLFLVYEYIENGNLGEHLRGSSRNPLSWSTRVQIALDAARGLEYIHEHTVPLYIHRDIKSANILIDKDFRAKVADFGLTKLTEVGSTSFHTRLVGTFGYMPPEYAQYGDVSPKVDVYAFGVVLYELISAKEAIVKTNEVITESKGLVALFEDVLHQSDGAREGLCKVVDPKLGDDYPLDSVCKVAQLAKACTHENPQLRPSMRSIVVALMTLSSSTEDWDIGSFYENQGLVHLMSGR; encoded by the exons ATGAATGTCAGAGCGAAAACCATATACATTACTATTagtttttttctcttcattttaaaTAGTGAAGCTAAGTCATGTGGAAATGGTTGTGACATAGCTATAGCTTCGTATCATATTTGGTCAGGAGCTAATTTAACTTACATTAGTCACATATTCAATTTAACAATTCCAGTTATTCTTaaatacaatcctcaaattaCAAGCCAAGATAGTATTACTAGTGAGACGAGGCTTAATCTCCCATTTTCTTGTGATTGCTTAAATGGTGATTTTTTGGGACATACTTTTATGTACAAAACTGTGTTTGGTGACACGTACAAAAAAGTTTCCACTATGGCCTTTGCAAACCTTACAACTGAGTATTGGCTCAAACGGGTCAACAATTATGACCCGACCAACATACCGAATTATGCCATGATCAACGTGACGGTTAATTGCTCCTGTGGCGACGGTGAAGTGTCCGACGATTATGGGTTGTTTGCCACGTACCCTATTCGTCCGGGAGAGAACTTGTCCACGGTGGCCGTGGGGTCGGGTGTGTCAGCTGAGTTGCTGGAGAAGTTCAATCCGGGTTTGGATTTTGGTTCCGGGTCGGGAATAGTGTTTGTGCCGGCAAGAG ATGCACAGGGAAATTTTCCACCGTTGAAGACAAG GTCAAGAG GACTCTCACGTGGAGCCATTGCTGGCATAACAGTGGCAGCTATTTTTGGGGCTACCTTCTTTGTAGTTTGTGTTTATTTCGTATTTTATAGGAGCAAGCAAATAGAAGAGGAATCATTTCTCCAAGGGTCATCTGATGAACACTTCAATGAGAACTTTC GTCCTCCGAATTTGGAGAAAATTACAGAATCAGGTCCTTTGTTTGGTGTTATTTCTCCAAGACCGACAGGGATCACAGTGGATAAATCAGTGGAATTTTCATATGAGGAACTCGCTAAGGCTACTGATAACTTCAGCATGGAAAATAAGATTGGTCAAGGTGGATTTGGATTAGTCTTTTATGGAATGTTAAAAGGCAAG AGAGCAGCAATTAAGAGAATGGATATGCAAGCATCTAAAGAATTCTTTGCTGAGTTGAAAGTCTTAACTCATGTTCATCACTTAAACTTG GTACGCTTAATTGGATATTGTGTTGAAGGGTCTTTATTCTTAGTTTATGAATACATTGAAAATGGAAACCTTGGTGAACACTTGCGTGGATCAA GCCGGAATCCATTGTCGTGGTCTACCAGGGTGCAAATTGCTCTTGATGCAGCTAGAGGACTCGAATACATCCATGAGCACACTGTTCCTTTATATATCCACCGCGATATAAAATCTGCAAATATTTTGATTGACAAAGACTTTCGTGCAAAG GTAGCAGACTTTGGACTTACAAAGCTAACTGAAGTTGGAAGTACTTCTTTCCATACACGCCTTGTGGGTACATTTGGTTACATGCCTCCAGA GTATGCTCAATATGGTGATGTTTCCCCTAAAGTTGATGTCTATGCTTTTGGAGTAGTGCTTTACGAGCTAATATCTGCTAAAGAAGCTATTGTCAAGACGAATGAAGTTATAACTGAATCAAAGGGACTTGTTGCATTG TTTGAGGATGTTCTTCACCAGAGTGATGGTGCTAGAGAAGGGTTATGCAAAGTGGTTGATCCCAAACTCGGAGATGACTATCCGTTAGATTCAGTTTGCAAG GTAGCTCAGCTTGCCAAAGCTTGCACTCATGAAAATCCTCAGTTGAGACCTAGCATGAGGTCCATTGTTGTAGCTTTAATGACTCTATCATCCTCAACTGAAGATTGGGATATTGGTTCCTTTTATGAAAACCAAGGCCTTGTCCATCTCATGTCAGGAAGGTAG
- the LOC125846436 gene encoding chaperonin-like RBCX protein 1, chloroplastic produces MEYSTAIVFSQLSLFPSTLQTENRTYLFKPWKQRTSQSTRFQCHKMYVPGFGTSPESTAAQHLHHFFNFIAVKIVAAQLQSYNPEAYEELREFLDKHSLSDGDKFCADLMRESPRHKDLAMRILEVRSAYCKDDFEWDNLKRLASKMVDGSNKKLMTDYIVDTSCIADGKQICN; encoded by the exons ATGGAGTACTCTACAGCAATTGTATTTTCGCAGCTCTCCTTATTCCCTTCAACACTTCAAACAGAAAATAGAACTTATCTATTCAAGCCATGGAAACAGAGAACTTCTCAATCTACTCGTTTCCAGTGTCACAAGATGTATGTCCCTG GATTTGGGACATCACCAGAATCCACAGCAGCCCAACATCTACACcactttttcaattttattgctGTTAAAATTGTCGCTGCACAGCTTCAG AGCTACAATCCTGAAGCATACGAGGAGCTGAGGGAGTTTCTGGATAAGCATTCATTGAGTGATGGGGATAAGTTTTGCGCAGATTTGATGAGGGAATCCCCGAGACATAAAGATTTAG CTATGCGCATTTTAGAG GTTCGATCAGCATACTGTAAGGACGACTTTGAATGGGATAACTTGAAGCGCCTAGCATCAAAG ATGGTGGATGGTTCTAATAAAAAGCTTATGACGGATTATATCGTGGATACTAGCTGCATTGCAGATGGAAAGCAGATATGCAACTAA